The Bartonella sp. HY328 genome contains the following window.
ACACTCAATCTGGCGTAATGTCAGCTTCATAAGCGCACCCGTTTTTTTCAACTTGCTATTTATAATAAATACCGAATAATTTATATTATTTTTATGTATTGTCTATATAATATATTTTGCGCCATGATGGAAAAATGGGGAAGGCTTTAGTTTGGCAAAAGCTGATAAGACACATAAATTATAAAACATAAAAAAATCTATCAGTTTGATGCATTAAAAGAGCAATAAGAGATCGGGTTGCCAAATTCTTATCAATAAACGAGAGCCAACCAAAATATTACATGAAGGGATAAAGATTTAAGCAAACTGCCACAAAAAAATTATTAATTGCAGTTTGGTTTAATTTTAAAACGGGATGGAGGACCCTATGAAATTAATATCCTTAAAACGTATTTTCTTAACAGCATCCTTTATTGCAGGCATTGCAACATCACCATTGGCCGCGCAAGAGCCAGTAAAAATCGGTATGATAACCACTTTAAGTGGACCAGCTGGCTATCTCGGGCAAGATCTTCGCGATGGATTTCAACTTGCCATCGACATGGAGGGCGGCAAGCTTGGCGGTATTCCTGTCCAGTTGATTGTCGAAGATGACAGCCAAAAACCTACCAATGGCAGACAAATTGCCGAGCGGATGATGCATGAAGAAAATGTCCATATTTTTACGGGCATTGTCTTTTCCAATATAGCCGGTGCCACCGTGCCGGACATTGTTGATAATGGCAATTTTTTCATTAGTGCCAATGCCGCACCTTCCAATTTTGCTGGCAAAGAATGTCATGAAAATTATTTCGTTGTAAATTGGCAAAATGACTCCCTTCACGAAGGTGGCGGTGAGCTTGCCAACCAGCTTGGCTATAAGCGTGTATTTTTGCTTGCCTCTAACTACCAATCTGGCAAAGACGGTATTGCAGGCTTCAAGCGCTTTTTTAAGGGTGAAATTGTTGGTGAAACCTATACACGTTTAGACCAAACTGATTTTTCTGCTGAAATTGCGCAAATTCGGAATACTAAACCTGATGTCGTCTATCAAATTCATTCCGGTGGGCTTGGCATTACATTTTTACGCCAATATCAGCAGGCTGGCCTACTTGATACAATCCCGATGCTCGTTAGTGAACCATCACTTGATACAGTTACCCTTAAAGCGGTTGGTGATGCTGCTATAGGGCTTAAAATGGCACTTCATTGGAATAGTGACTTTGATAATCCAGCCAATAAAGCCTTTGTCGAGGCTTGGAATAAGAAATATAAAAGACCATCAACCTTTTATGCCGATCAAGGCTATGAAACCGCCCTTGTTATAGCTGCCGCCTTAAAAGACACTAAAGGCAATATTAAAGATGAAGATGCCTTTCGCGAAGCTTTGCGCAATGTCAAAATCAACTCTACCCGCGGTGAATTTCATTTTGACAAAAATCAGCATCCCATACAAAATTGGTATGCCGCA
Protein-coding sequences here:
- a CDS encoding ABC transporter substrate-binding protein, with product MKLISLKRIFLTASFIAGIATSPLAAQEPVKIGMITTLSGPAGYLGQDLRDGFQLAIDMEGGKLGGIPVQLIVEDDSQKPTNGRQIAERMMHEENVHIFTGIVFSNIAGATVPDIVDNGNFFISANAAPSNFAGKECHENYFVVNWQNDSLHEGGGELANQLGYKRVFLLASNYQSGKDGIAGFKRFFKGEIVGETYTRLDQTDFSAEIAQIRNTKPDVVYQIHSGGLGITFLRQYQQAGLLDTIPMLVSEPSLDTVTLKAVGDAAIGLKMALHWNSDFDNPANKAFVEAWNKKYKRPSTFYADQGYETALVIAAALKDTKGNIKDEDAFREALRNVKINSTRGEFHFDKNQHPIQNWYAAEVVKGVDGQPQIKTGAIIFSNKGDSYASQCKL